A stretch of the Arachis stenosperma cultivar V10309 chromosome 6, arast.V10309.gnm1.PFL2, whole genome shotgun sequence genome encodes the following:
- the LOC130932444 gene encoding protein VAPYRIN-LIKE-like has translation MDRLVKPDVKEVEMIFEKTDEKCSATFRLTNLMHAMAVAVSLTTTNPSSPFSIDIPLSTIPPLSSSTYTISLSHLSDNGRLFSTAPEAVAVVTSMLLAGKSHSCDDLRRLFLKPGPHVFNDAVIPVSVVGPHFAEFLISNHIPRCCSLLHKAISRCLPSQLTDLLTYAVECGNAESVAVLIDAGADSNSKDSNGKSLVPLAIRAGNEIDVVKVLLASGCVIENKVDLVLHEAAAANRVDLMRLLFEFIGEYDADVDSVNHEGRTPIHVAALHGHVDVIRYCVSMGGNPNVVDRKGWTPLHCAASEGQLGAVESLLAECACDAKRAVDREGKTAFAIAMENGHVELGDLLHWGDVLFRAARVGDVHGMASCLTVGGADVNGRDQNGWTALHWAALKGKVKSVEVLIDNGAEVDPVDEVGYTPLRCAVESGHLQVALFLVARGSCATLDTIKASKGLFAPPRLLDSFGKLTKHVL, from the exons ATGGACAGGTTGGTGAAACCAGATGTGAAGGAAGTTgagatgatttttgaaaagactGATGAAAAGTGCAGCGCAACGTTCAGACTCACCAATCTCATGCACGCCATGGCCGTCGCAGTGTCCCTAACCACCACAAACCCTTCTTCTCCATTCTCCATAGACATTCCACTCTCCACAATCCCACCTCTTTCTTCTTCCACATACACCATCTCGCTCTCTCATCTCTCAGATAATGGAAGACTTTTCTCTACAGCGCCGGAGGCCGTCGCAGTCGTAACCTCCATGCTCCTAGCTGGAAAGTCACACAGCTGCGATGACCTCCGCCGCCTCTTCTTGAAGCCAGGACCGCACGTGTTCAACGACGCCGTCATCCCCGTTTCAGTAGTAGGCCCTCACTTCGCAGAGTTCCTCATCTCAAACCACATCCCCCGATGCTGTTCCCTTCTCCACAAAGCCATATCAAGATGTCTACCGTCGCAGCTCACGGATCTGTTGACTTACGCCGTCGAATGTGGAAACGCAGAATCCGTTGCCGTTTTGATAGACGCCGGAGCTGACTCGAACTCCAAGGACTCTAACGGAAAATCGCTTGTCCCCTTGGCGATTCGAGCAGGGAATGAAATCGATGTGGTGAAGGTCTTACTAGCTTCTGGTTGCGTAATCGAAAATAAGGTGGACTTGGTTTTGCACGAGGCTGCGGCGGCGAATAGGGTAGATCTCATGCGGTTGCTGTTTGAATTTATCGGCGAATATGATGCTGACGTGGATTCGGTGAATCACGAAGGTAGGACTCCAATTCACGTGGCTGCGCTTCACGGACACGTAGATGTCATCAG GTATTGTGTTTCGATGGGAGGGAATCCAAACGTTGTGGACCGGAAGGGGTGGACGCCGTTGCATTGTGCAGCGTCGGAGGGGCAGTTGGGAGCCGTGGAGAGTTTGTTAGCGGAATGTGCGTGCGATGCGAAGCGCGCGGTGGATAGAGAGGGGAAAACAGCATTTGCCATAGCAATGGAGAATGGACACGTGGAATTAGGAGATTTGCTGCATTGGGGGGACGTGCTGTTTCGGGCGGCGAGGGTAGGGGACGTGCACGGGATGGCAAGTTGTTTGACAGTTGGGGGAGCGGACGTGAATGGAAGGGACCAGAACGGGTGGACGGCCCTGCATTGGGCTGCATTGAAAGGAAAGGTGAAGAGCGTTGAGGTCTTGATTGATAACGGTGCTGAGGTTGATCCCGTTGATGAGGTTGGGTACACTCCGTTACGGTGTGCCGTTGAGAGTGGTCACTTGCAGGTTGCGCTTTTTTTGGTTGCTCGTGGCTCTTGTGCAACTCTTGATACTATCAAGGCCTCCAAAGGCCTCTTTGCACCTCCTAGATTATTGGATTCTTTTGGTAAATTAACGAAACATGTGCTGTGA